A genomic segment from Rhodospirillum centenum SW encodes:
- a CDS encoding winged helix-turn-helix transcriptional regulator gives MNDKKYVRACSITRALDVIGDHAALLILECAFLGVRKFDAFQRRTGLLRPLLSNRLKQLVESGLLTKVAYCERPLRYEYRLTEKGRGLYPAALMMVRWERRWAPLPRRTELRLVHALCGCEADPVPVCTACGGEIDAREVEWREGPGVGLVLPHYDRRRRQTRMPEGDAALLLDTVLRVVGDRWSSLILRSGFMGLTRYDEIREETQIATNILADRLRWLCAHGFLVKRTYQESPSRHEYRLTEKARDLYPVLTMLLQWGDRWYASPEGPPILLTHRRCGAPLEPAVVCSVCKEPLHIDQVRFEMLNEAGSLPGMAQAAAF, from the coding sequence ATGAACGACAAGAAGTATGTGCGGGCCTGCTCCATCACCCGTGCGCTGGACGTCATCGGCGACCACGCGGCCCTGCTGATCCTTGAGTGCGCCTTTCTGGGTGTCCGCAAGTTCGACGCCTTCCAGCGCCGGACCGGCCTGCTCCGGCCGCTGCTCAGCAACCGTCTGAAGCAGCTCGTCGAAAGCGGGCTGCTGACGAAGGTGGCCTATTGCGAGCGGCCGCTGCGCTACGAATACCGGCTGACGGAGAAGGGCCGCGGGCTCTATCCCGCCGCGCTCATGATGGTGCGCTGGGAGCGTCGCTGGGCGCCGCTGCCGCGCCGGACCGAGCTGCGCCTGGTCCATGCCCTCTGTGGCTGCGAAGCCGATCCGGTTCCCGTCTGCACCGCCTGCGGCGGGGAGATCGACGCCCGCGAGGTCGAATGGCGGGAGGGGCCGGGCGTTGGGCTGGTGCTGCCGCACTACGACCGTCGACGCCGCCAGACCCGGATGCCGGAAGGCGACGCGGCCCTGCTACTGGACACCGTGCTGCGCGTCGTCGGCGACCGCTGGTCGTCGCTGATCCTGCGGTCGGGCTTCATGGGCCTGACGCGGTATGACGAGATCCGCGAAGAGACGCAGATCGCCACGAACATCCTGGCCGACCGGCTGCGTTGGCTCTGCGCCCATGGCTTCCTGGTGAAACGGACCTACCAGGAAAGCCCCAGCCGGCACGAATACCGGCTGACGGAGAAGGCGCGCGACCTCTATCCGGTTCTCACGATGCTGTTGCAGTGGGGCGATCGCTGGTACGCCTCCCCCGAGGGGCCGCCGATCCTGCTGACGCACCGCCGCTGCGGTGCGCCGCTGGAGCCGGCGGTCGTCTGCTCCGTCTGCAAGGAGCCGCTGCACATCGACCAGGTGCGGTTCGAGATGCTGAACGAGGCCGGTTCCCTCCCGGGGATGGCGCAGGCCGCCGCCTTCTGA